Genomic window (Microlunatus antarcticus):
GCCCGCGACGCGAGCCACTTCGAGAAGGTGCTCGGCCACATCCGTACGCACCCCGGCGTCAGCCGCACCCGTTCCGCGATCGTCCTCTCGCACCTGTGACCGAGGAGGAGCTCGTCCTCCGGCTGCGGGCGGCGGGGTGCGTGTTCGCGGAGGAGGAGGCGGCGCTGCTCCTCGAGCAGGCCGCGCTCGTGGAGCCGGGGAGCCGGGCGACCGAGCTCGAGCGCCTGGCCGTGGCGCGCGAGGGCGGGCTGCCGCTGGAGCAGGTGCTGGGCTGGGCCGAGCTCGCCGGCGTCCGCGTGGCGGTGGAGCCGGGGGTGTTCGTACCCCGGCGGCGTACGGAGCTCATGGTCGCGGCGGCGGTGTCCCTCGGCTCGGCGGCGGTCGCGTCGACCGGGCGGGAGGTCGTGCTGCTCGACCTCTGCTGCGGCTCCGGCGCCGTCGCGGCGGCCGTCGGGCACGGGCTGCGGGCGGGCGGTGCCGCGGTCGGGGTGACCGCCGCCGACGTCGACCCCGTCGCGGTCGGGTGCGCCCGGCGGAACCTGCCCGGCGCGCTGGTCCTGGTCAGCGACCTGTTCGCCGCGCTGCCGGACGACCTGCGCGGTCGCGTCGACGTCCTCACCGCGAACGTCCCGTACGTCCCCACCGGCGCGATCGCGCTGATGCCCCGCGAGGCGCGTGAGCACGAGCCGCGCCGCACGCTGGACGGCGGGGCCGACGGGCTGGCGGTGTTCCGGCGGGTGGCCGCGGAGGCCCCGGGCTGGCTGGCGCCGGGCGGGACGCTGCTGGTCGAGACCAGCGAGCGTCAGGTGCCGGCGGCGTTCGCGGTGCTGGAGCAGGCCGGGCTCGTGGCCGAGGTCCGGGTCGACGAGGACCTCGGCGCCGTCGTCGTGCTCGGGACCCGGCCTCCGGCGCCCGCCGAGCACGCGTCCGGGGGCGGGGTCCGGCCCCGACGGTAGGGTCGAAGGATGAGCGAGACCGCCGGCGGGGACCGCGCGCCGACGTCGGCGCGGAGGATCCGCCTGACCGATTTCGTCCGGGCCAAGCGCGAAGGCCGACGCTGGGCGATGCTCACCAGCTACGACCAGTACACGGCCTCGATCTTCGACGGGGCAGGGGTCTGGGCGCTGCTCGTCGGCGACTCGGCCGCCAACAACGTCTTCGGCTACGACACCACCCTGCCGGTCACGGTCGACGAGCTGCTGCCGCTCGTCCGGGCGGTCGTCCGGTCCACGCACCACGCGTTCGTCGTCGGCGACCTGCCCTTCGGCTCGTACGAGGACGGTCCCTCCCAGGCGCTGGAGACCTCCATCCGCTTCATGAAGGAGGGCGGCTGCCACGCGGTGAAGTTCGAGGGCGGCGTCCGCGTCGCCGAGCAGATCCGCAAGGTCACGGGCGCCGGCATCCCGGTCATGGGCCACATCGGCTTCACCCCGCAGAGCGAGCACCAGCTCGGCGGCTACCGCGTCCAGGGCCGGGGCGCCGGGGCCGAGCAGCTGCTCGCCGACGCGCACGCCGTGGCCGACGCGGGCGCGTTCGCCGTCGTCCTGGAGATGGTCCCCGGCGACCTGGCGGCCCAGGTCACCTCCGAGCTCGACATCCCGACCGTGGGCATCGGCGCCGGGCCCGGCTGCGACGCCCAGGTCCTCGTCTGGCAGGACGCGATGGGGCTGCGCCAGGGCACGATGGCGCGCTTCGTCAAGCAGTACGCCCACGTCGGCCAGGTCCTCGAGCAGGCCGCGGCCGCCTACGTCGACGAGGTGACCAGCGGCGTCTTCCCGGCGGCGGAGCACACGTTCCTCGACGCACCGCCCCCACGCGCATGAAGGTCGCGCGCAGCATCGCCGAGCTGACCGGGCTCCGTGACGAGATCCCCGCCACCCACCGCGTCGGCTTCGTCGCCACCATGGGCGCGCTGCACGCCGGGCACGCCACGCTGATCCAGCAGGCGCAGGCGCTGAGCGACACGGTCGTGGTGAGCATCTTCGTCAACCCGTTGCAGTTCGGGCCGGGCGAGGACTACGCCCGCTACCCCCGCCCGCTGGAGGCGGACCTGGACCGGTGCGCCGAGCTCGGGGTCGACCTCGTCTTCGTGCCGGCGGTCGGCGACCTCTACCCGCCCGGTCGCCAGGTCGCCGTCAGCGCCGGGACCATGGGCACGGTGCTCGAGGGCGCCGTACGCCCGACGCACTTCGACGGGGTCCTCACCGTGGTGCTCAAGCTGCTCAACCTCGTCCGCCCGCAGGTGGCCGTCTTCGGCCGCAAGGACGCCCAGCAGCTCGCCTGCGTGAGCCGCATGGTCGTCGACCTCAACCTCGACGTCCGCGTCGTCGGGGCGCCGACGGTCCGTGAGCCGGACGGGCTCGCGCTGTCCAGCCGCAACGTGTTCCTCAGCCCGGCCGACCGCGGCCTGGCGCTGAGCCTGGTCGACGCGCTGGAGAAGGCGGCGGCGCAGTCGGACCTCCCCTCTGCGCTCGACGCCGCCTGGGAGGTGCTCGACAAGGCGAGCCTGGACCCGGCGTTCGTCCTCGACTACCTCGCCGCGGTCAACCCGGAGACGTTCGCGGAGGTGGGCGCCGACCACGGGGGCGACGTGCTGCTCGTGGTCGCCGCCAAGGTCGGCGCGGTGCGGCTGATCGACAACATCACGCTGCACCACCCCGAGCCGCTCGTCCCGCTCACCGTCCCGCGGCTGCCCACGCCGCGCTGAGCCGGGGTCCAGCGCATGACGGACGTCGAGGACGCGGCCACCGAGCTCTACGCGCTGGCCCCCGAGGACTTCGTCGCCGCGCGCACCGCGCTGGTCAAGCGGGCCCGGGCGGCCAGGGACCGGCCGCTCGCGACCGAGATCGGGGCGCTGCGCAAGCCCACGCGGACCGCCTGGGTCGTGAACCTCCTCGCCCGCGACGACCCGGACGCGGTCGGGGCGCTCCTCGACCTGGGCGACGCGCTGCGGGCGGCGCAGGAGCAGCGGGACGGACCGGCGCTGCGCGACCTCTCGGCCCGCCGCCGGAAGGCGATCGACGTACTCGTCCGCCGCGGGACGACGCTGGCCCGCGAGGCCGGGCACCCGCCGACCGAGTCGACGCTGAACGAGGTCGCCCAGACCCTGCAGGCGGCCCTCGGCGACCCGGCCGTCGGCGCGCAGGTCCGCGGCGCGCGCCTGGCGGGAGCCGCGGTCTACGGCGGGTTCGGGGGTCCGGCCGAATCGGGGCCGGCGCCGGACGGGGGCGACGACCTCGCGGCGATGCTGGCGGCCTCCATGCCGGCGGCGAAGCAGGCCGGGGCGACGCCGGAGGACGAGGTCGCCGAGCGCCGCCGGCAGGCCGCCGCGGAACGTCGCGCCGCCCTCACCGAAGCCCGCGACGAGGCACGGGCCGCGCTCGACGAGGCCCAGACGGCCGCGGACGCCGCCACCGAGGAGGCCGACCGCCGCGCCGAGGAGGTCGACCGGCTCAAGGCGGAGCTCGCGCAGGCCGAGGACGCCGAGCGGGAGGCAGCCACGGCGGCCCGCGCCGCCCGCGAGGAGGTCCGGGACCGGCGCACCGCGGCCGAGGAGGCGGAGGACGCGCTCGCGGCGCTTCCCTGAGATCCCCTCACTCGGTCGGTCCGGGCCCTGGCCCGCACGCTCAGCACCGAGGCCGGCGCCGCATCGAGTGAGCGGATCTCAGGGCGTCGGACCGAGCTCCAGCACGTAGGCGACGTGGTCGCGCAGGCGGTGGCCCGGCGGGAACCGCGGGTGCTCGAACGGGCTGTGCTCGACCAGGCCGAGCCGGCGCATGACGGCGATCGAACGGACGTTCGCGGGGACGGTCATGGACCAGACCCGCGGGAAGCCACGTTCTCGCGCCACGCGAAGGCCCTCGGTCGCCGCCTCGGTGGCGTAGCCGTGACCCCAGGCCGCGCGCGACAGCCGCCACCCGATCTCCCACTCCCCCGCCCCCGGCGTGCCGACCGGCATCGGGTTGAGCCCGGCCCAGCCCAGCAGCACCCCGTCGGAACGCCGCTCCACCGCCCAGAGCCCGAGGCCGCGCTCCGCCCAGACCGTCCGGAGCCGGTCCATCAGGACGTCGCTGCCCGCCCGGTCCAGCACCTCGGGCAGGTGCTCCATGACCGCCGGGTCGCCGTTCATCGCCGCGAAGGCGGGGCGGTCGGCGTCGGTCCAGGTCCGCAGCCGGAGACGTTCCGTGAGGACTTCCTCCACCCCGGTCACCCGTCCGCCCGCTCGGGCGGCCAAACCAGCGCGAACCGCTCGAACACGACCTCCGGGTCCTCGTCCGGCGGCCGGCCCGACGCCGCGAACCAGCGGCGGAAGAACGCGCGGTGCGCGGCGAGCCAGCCGTCGCGCGTACGGTCGCCCTCGCCCTCGTCCCAGGCGAAGGCGTCGTCGACGCTGCTGAGCGGCCCGACCCGCACGTCGGTGGTCCGCAGGACGGCCGCCGGCGAACCGTCCCCCCGCAGGACCACGGCGTGGTCGCCCACGACCGGCACGGCGCCCTCCTCGAGGTAGTCGGCCCTTGCCCCCGCGGTCGCCCGCTTCGTCCCCGTCAGCACGAGGTCCACGAGCGCGTCGGCCATGCCGACGGAGTCGCCGAAGGCGTAGACGTCGACCGGCTCGCCGGTCGCCCCGGTCGCCGCGCAGAACGCGGCCCAGAAGGTCGCCACGGCCGTCCCACCGGGTCCCGTCAGTGCTGCCACCAGGGCATTCTCCCTCTAGGCTTTCCGCCATGACCGAGGCCCGCTGCGCTGTCGTGGCGAACCCCACGAAGCTGAACGAGATCGACTCCGCCATCGTGCGCGCCCGCCTCATGGAGGCCGGCTACGCCGAGCCGCTGTGGCTGGAGACGACGCCGGACGACCCGGGCCGGGCCATGACCGAGCAGGCGCTCGCCGACGGTGCGGAGCTCGTCCTGGCGGCCGGCGGCGACGGGACCATCCGCATGGTCGCGGCCGTGATGGCCGGGTCCGACGCCACGATGGCCATCGTCCCGGCCGGCACGGGCAACCTCCTGGCCCGCAACCTCGAGCTGCCGCTCGACGTGAACGGGGCCATGGCCGTGGCCGTCGGGAGCGACGAGCGCCGCGTCGACACCGTCGTGCTCACGGTGGACGGCGGCGAGCCCGACCGCTTCGCCGTGATGGCCGGCACGGGCATCGACGCGATGATCATGGACGGCGTCGACGAACGGCTGAAGAAGTTCATCGGCCCGGGCGCGTACTTCATCTCCGCGGGCAAGGCGCTCGGCAAGCTCCCCGTCCCGGTCCACGTGACGATCGACGGGCACCGTCACAAGCGCAAGGCGATCATCTGCCTGATCGGGAACTGCGGCGAGCTGACCGGCAACCTCGAGCTCATCCCCGGCGCGCAGCCGGACGACGGCCTGCTCTACCTCTACGTCGCCTTCCCCTCCCGCCCGAGCCACCTGCTCAAGGCGCTCGTCCGGCTCGTGACCCGCCGCCCGCAGAAGGACGACCACGTCCGCGTCTGGTCGGGCAAGAAGGTCGAGATCCGCCTCGAGGAGAAGGACTCGTACGAGCTGGACGGCGACGTCGTGGGCGAGGGCCGGGTGCTGCAGGCCGAGGTCGACCCGGGCTCGCTGCGGATCAGGGCCAAGGCCCCGCATCGCAGCCTGGAGGCCGCACCGAAGAGTGCGTGACGGACCGTACGCTCGCAGGAGTCCGTCGACAGGTGAGGAGCAGGACGTGCCGCTGACCATCACGGTGACGGGCGCCTCGGGCTTCGTGGGGTCCCACCTCTGCGAGGCGCTGGTCGAGGCCGGCCACACGGTGCGCGCCATGACCCGCCACCCCGACACGTACGACGGGGCCGGCGAGGCCGTCTACGGCGACGTCTCCGACGCCGAGAGCCTGGGTCCGGCGCTGGACGGCGCGGACGCCGCCTACTACCTGGTGCACTCCCTGGACCGCGAGGACTTCGAGTCCGCCGACGCGAAGGCCGCCCGCGACTTCAGCGCCGCGGCGGCGAAGGCCGGCGTCCGGCGCATCGTCTACCTCGGCGGCCTGGGCCGCGAGGACCAGGACCTGTCCGCGCACCTTCGCTCGCGCCGCGAGGTCGAGAAGCTGCTGGGCGGCGACGGCGTCCCCGTCACCGTCCTCCGCGCGGCGATCGTCGTCGGGCACGGCGGCATCTCCTGGGAGATCACCCGCCAGCTGGTCGACCACCTGCCCGCGATGGTCGTGCCCTACTGGACGAGCACCAAGACGCAGCCGATCGCGCTCGCCGACGCCGTCGCCTACCTGGTCGGGGTGCTCGAGCCGGCCGAGGCCGAGGGGCGCGTGTTCGAGATCGGCGGGCCCGACGTCCTCACGTACGCGCAGATGATGCAGCGGGCGTCGCAGGTGATCAAGAACCGGCCGCTG
Coding sequences:
- a CDS encoding putative protein N(5)-glutamine methyltransferase, which translates into the protein MTEEELVLRLRAAGCVFAEEEAALLLEQAALVEPGSRATELERLAVAREGGLPLEQVLGWAELAGVRVAVEPGVFVPRRRTELMVAAAVSLGSAAVASTGREVVLLDLCCGSGAVAAAVGHGLRAGGAAVGVTAADVDPVAVGCARRNLPGALVLVSDLFAALPDDLRGRVDVLTANVPYVPTGAIALMPREAREHEPRRTLDGGADGLAVFRRVAAEAPGWLAPGGTLLVETSERQVPAAFAVLEQAGLVAEVRVDEDLGAVVVLGTRPPAPAEHASGGGVRPRR
- the panB gene encoding 3-methyl-2-oxobutanoate hydroxymethyltransferase → MSETAGGDRAPTSARRIRLTDFVRAKREGRRWAMLTSYDQYTASIFDGAGVWALLVGDSAANNVFGYDTTLPVTVDELLPLVRAVVRSTHHAFVVGDLPFGSYEDGPSQALETSIRFMKEGGCHAVKFEGGVRVAEQIRKVTGAGIPVMGHIGFTPQSEHQLGGYRVQGRGAGAEQLLADAHAVADAGAFAVVLEMVPGDLAAQVTSELDIPTVGIGAGPGCDAQVLVWQDAMGLRQGTMARFVKQYAHVGQVLEQAAAAYVDEVTSGVFPAAEHTFLDAPPPRA
- the panC gene encoding pantoate--beta-alanine ligase, which codes for MKVARSIAELTGLRDEIPATHRVGFVATMGALHAGHATLIQQAQALSDTVVVSIFVNPLQFGPGEDYARYPRPLEADLDRCAELGVDLVFVPAVGDLYPPGRQVAVSAGTMGTVLEGAVRPTHFDGVLTVVLKLLNLVRPQVAVFGRKDAQQLACVSRMVVDLNLDVRVVGAPTVREPDGLALSSRNVFLSPADRGLALSLVDALEKAAAQSDLPSALDAAWEVLDKASLDPAFVLDYLAAVNPETFAEVGADHGGDVLLVVAAKVGAVRLIDNITLHHPEPLVPLTVPRLPTPR
- a CDS encoding GNAT family N-acetyltransferase — its product is MEEVLTERLRLRTWTDADRPAFAAMNGDPAVMEHLPEVLDRAGSDVLMDRLRTVWAERGLGLWAVERRSDGVLLGWAGLNPMPVGTPGAGEWEIGWRLSRAAWGHGYATEAATEGLRVARERGFPRVWSMTVPANVRSIAVMRRLGLVEHSPFEHPRFPPGHRLRDHVAYVLELGPTP
- a CDS encoding ASCH domain-containing protein; its protein translation is MAALTGPGGTAVATFWAAFCAATGATGEPVDVYAFGDSVGMADALVDLVLTGTKRATAGARADYLEEGAVPVVGDHAVVLRGDGSPAAVLRTTDVRVGPLSSVDDAFAWDEGEGDRTRDGWLAAHRAFFRRWFAASGRPPDEDPEVVFERFALVWPPERADG
- a CDS encoding diacylglycerol/lipid kinase family protein — protein: MTEARCAVVANPTKLNEIDSAIVRARLMEAGYAEPLWLETTPDDPGRAMTEQALADGAELVLAAGGDGTIRMVAAVMAGSDATMAIVPAGTGNLLARNLELPLDVNGAMAVAVGSDERRVDTVVLTVDGGEPDRFAVMAGTGIDAMIMDGVDERLKKFIGPGAYFISAGKALGKLPVPVHVTIDGHRHKRKAIICLIGNCGELTGNLELIPGAQPDDGLLYLYVAFPSRPSHLLKALVRLVTRRPQKDDHVRVWSGKKVEIRLEEKDSYELDGDVVGEGRVLQAEVDPGSLRIRAKAPHRSLEAAPKSA
- a CDS encoding NAD(P)H-binding protein, with the translated sequence MPLTITVTGASGFVGSHLCEALVEAGHTVRAMTRHPDTYDGAGEAVYGDVSDAESLGPALDGADAAYYLVHSLDREDFESADAKAARDFSAAAAKAGVRRIVYLGGLGREDQDLSAHLRSRREVEKLLGGDGVPVTVLRAAIVVGHGGISWEITRQLVDHLPAMVVPYWTSTKTQPIALADAVAYLVGVLEPAEAEGRVFEIGGPDVLTYAQMMQRASQVIKNRPLPMLVVPLLTPRLSSHWLAFVTDVDTETARNLIDSMSNEVVVTDDSIKTVVRRRLLTYDEAVRAA